The genomic stretch CGCTGACCAATGACGTTGTCTACATCACGGAGGATGAGATGGTAGAAATCGGTCCTGGTTCTGTTGATGTGTTCAGAATCGAAGATGGCAAGAAGCTAGATCGTGAGCCCGAAAAATCTGACGTGGACCAAAATGCAGCCGAAAAAGGCGGATTCCCTCATTTCATGTTGAAAGAGATAAATGAACAGCCAGAGATAGCTCAAGATGTCCTAGGTGTGCTCGAGGACGAAGAGGCAGATAACTGGCTCAAGATGATTGAGGAAACATCACAGCATTACTTGGTGGCTTGTGGATCTTCATTCAACGCAGGACTCGTTGGGACGTACTATTTCAACCGTCTTGCTGGGATATCAGTAACTCCAGCAATCGGCGGTCAGTTCAAACCAATGTATGGTAATACGGTTGATGAAGATACTTTATGCATGCTTGTCTCCCAGAGTGGAGAAACTAAGGACATTATGGATGTCTTAGATCTGATGAAGGATAAAGGGGCTGGCAAGACTCTTGGTGTTTTGAATGTAATCGGCAGTACTCTCATGTTCGGCGCTGACGATTACATCCCCATGGCCTGTGGGTACGAAGTAAGCGTACCTGCCACTAAAACATATTTCTCCCAAACAATCATTTTCGCCTACCTTGCAACTCGACTGGGCATGAGGAATGGAACCCTGGACAAGTCCGAAGGTGAGGCGATTATTGATAGCCTGAAGAACGATTTGCCGGGACTCACTCAGAAAACCATTGACCGTACGGGAATACTGGCCAAGAATTTAGCGAGGACAATGCTAGATGTTCCCGATTTGTACTGCCTTGGCTATGGCCTCACCGATGGCGTGGCAAGGGAAGGAGCTTTGAAAGTGAAGGAAATCTGCTACAATCATGCTGAAGGGATGTACTCTTCCGAGTTCAAGCATGGCCCACTGAGCATTGTAACAGATGGCTATCCTGTAATTTTTGTCACGACTACAGAAGATAGCTGGATGGTCATCAATCACATCAATGAGGTGTCCTGTAGAGGGGGGAGAACTATCATTGTTGGTGAAAAGGAGGATAAACTTACTCCATATGTTGAAAATGAAACCGATTACCTTGTGATTCCTGAATCGAGTACTGTGCTTAACCCAATCTTAGATGTTATTCCTTTGCAATTACTGAGCTACTTCCTTTCAGTTGATAAGGGAATCAACCCAGATAAGCCACGAAATCTAAGCAAAACATTGACTGTCTCGTGAAATTCAACCCTCACCAGTTTCGCCGATTCTCATTGATCGCATAGCTGAGGAGGCAATATTGCCCTGTCCCAGACCATCTTTTATGGAAACAATATCGTCTTCGCTAACATTTTCTACCCTATAGAGCTCAACTTTGTCGCCTAGTGCCCATTGTCCATAAATCGTACTGCCATCTTCTATTTCACATTCCAGAAGCCCGATAATCCCAGAACTGGACCACCAATTTATACAATCAACATTGTAGCCTATCTCAGAAAGGGTTTTTTCCCACAGCTTTTTGAGTCGAGTTGGCCCGTGCGGATTTCTAAATGTGATGAGGACGCTTCCTTTCTTACTATTCAGTTTGTCAGTTAT from Candidatus Thorarchaeota archaeon encodes the following:
- the glmS gene encoding glutamine--fructose-6-phosphate transaminase (isomerizing); the protein is MCGITGIVSKNRDEIGRLLVKCSKKLTYRGYDSVGVATVRNGEVDLRKDVGTIEDVNRRLHLSEMRGDRGIAQLRWATYGAPTKTNAQPHFGCTQTFYGAHNGNLHNYHEYKAELIETGHEVRSNNDGELCVHAVDKYYEQTGDMREAVRLSTQDLEGAYAFAVGRADEKKIYAVKMGSSLVAGITDKEAIVSSDLPSILPLTNDVVYITEDEMVEIGPGSVDVFRIEDGKKLDREPEKSDVDQNAAEKGGFPHFMLKEINEQPEIAQDVLGVLEDEEADNWLKMIEETSQHYLVACGSSFNAGLVGTYYFNRLAGISVTPAIGGQFKPMYGNTVDEDTLCMLVSQSGETKDIMDVLDLMKDKGAGKTLGVLNVIGSTLMFGADDYIPMACGYEVSVPATKTYFSQTIIFAYLATRLGMRNGTLDKSEGEAIIDSLKNDLPGLTQKTIDRTGILAKNLARTMLDVPDLYCLGYGLTDGVAREGALKVKEICYNHAEGMYSSEFKHGPLSIVTDGYPVIFVTTTEDSWMVINHINEVSCRGGRTIIVGEKEDKLTPYVENETDYLVIPESSTVLNPILDVIPLQLLSYFLSVDKGINPDKPRNLSKTLTVS